A single window of Sphaerodactylus townsendi isolate TG3544 linkage group LG03, MPM_Stown_v2.3, whole genome shotgun sequence DNA harbors:
- the LOC125428650 gene encoding zinc finger and SCAN domain-containing protein 31-like isoform X2: MTAIERAATSVGLQFQTVPEQDVQLEGKPRGHEDPAGSKPRKGAKGAGRTGPVFQEGMMRSLPRWAATQQVKQEPSEGMSDSWDGPWQEFLKAVQSPHPGWGNPHLLATAPWEDNGKAFASPFEGVADTWLWPRGEWVARPLAGEPQQTCNSLENRDKGDNGKLKAEVSKGDPINAETQRRRFRQFCYREAEGPREVCGRLRELCRQWLEPERHTKEQILELVILEQFLTILPGEIQSWVREGGPGNCSQAVVLAEDFLTRQQEAKRWEQQVPKSVQETPRNAPKAEQVLLDAGQWQLYREAKQDSDGEASSLGEGWATENEEEKPPSLKNSEKAEPSEAFGEGAFLSPEELQSFENQHKLENRQDSQLGEGDCTPVPCQVVRRKQSETATQSRVHKDRRKKVCTECGKSFGRSSDLLKHRRTHTGEKPFQCLHCGRSFSDRSNLIAHRRIHADQKPYQCLDCGKSFCQNSYLIRHRRIHTGEKPYKCSYCGKGFSDSSNLVVHKRTHTASDKPYWCPDCGRKFSEPSLLSRHQRMHTKERPYNCPDCGKTFRHRSDLIRHRRTHTGEKPFKCLDCGKCFSQRSHCSTHERRHMRQKLYQQCSEDKKSFGAPEIGVPAKEEVAETGQKLTAQKVGHMCVLLHTEWGYL; the protein is encoded by the exons ATGACTGCCATAGAAAGAGCCGCAACATCTGTGGGCCTCCAATTTCAGACTGTACCAGAGCAAGATGTACAGCTGGAGGGGAAGCCGAGAGGACATGAAGACCCAGCAGGCTCCAAACCCAGGAAAGGGGCAAAAGGGGCAGGGAGAACGGGCCCTGTTTTTCAGGAAGGGATGATGCGGAGCCTTCCGCGCTGGGCagccacacagcaagtgaaacagGAGCCCAGTGAGGGGATGTCGGACAGTTGGGATGGGCCCTGGCAGGAGTTCCTCAAGGCTGTTCAGTCCCCTCACCCAGGCTGGGGAAATCCACACCTGCTGGCAACTGCTCCATGGGAGGATAACGGAAAGGCTTTTGCCAGCCCGTTTGAGGGGGTGGCTGATACGTGGCTGTGGCCGAGAGGAGAATGGGTGGCCCGACCTTTAGCTGGAGAACCCCAACAGACTtgcaacagcctggaaaacagagACAAGGGAGACAATGGGAAATTAAAGGCTGAAGTCTCAAAAGGGGACCCCATCAATGCAGAGACACAACGCCGACGCTTCAGGCAATTCTGCTACAGGGAGGCTGAGGGGCCCCGAGAGGTTTGTGGCCGGCTCCGGGAGCTCTGCCGCCAGTGGCTGGAACCCGAGAGGCACACCAAGGAGCAGATCCTGGAgttggtgatcctggagcagttcctgaccatctTGCCAGGGGAGATCCAGAGCTGGGTCCGAGAAGGTGGGCCGGGGAATTGTTCCCAGGCAGTAGTCCTGGCTGAGGATTTCCTGACAAGGCAACAAGAGGCCAAAAGGTGGGAGCAGCAG GTGCCAAAGTCTGTCCAAGaaacacccaggaatgcccccaagGCTGAGCAGGTCCTGTTGGATGCCGGGCAGTGGCAGCTGTATAGGGAAGCGAAGCAGGACAGCGATGGAGAAGCCAGTTCTCTGG GTGAAGGATGGGCTACTGAGAATGAGGAAGAGAAGCCTCCTTCActgaaaaattcagaaaaagcAGAACCCTCCGAGGCGTTTGGAGAGGGAGCATTCCTGTCCCCAGAGGAGCTACAATCTTTTGAAAATCAACACAAATTGGAGAATCGGCAAGACAGCCAGTTGGGGGAGGGAGACTGCACACCGGTCCCTTGCCAGGTGGTCCGCCGGAAACAAAGCGAAACTGCCACCCAGTCACGAGTTCACAAGGACCGGCGAAAAAAGGTGTGCACAGAGTGCGGGAAATCATTCGGCCGGAGCTCCGACCTGCTCAAGCATCGGAGgacccacactggggagaaaccgttCCAGTGCCTCCACTGTGGGAGGAGCTTCAGTGACCGCTCCAACCTCATTGCGCACCGACGGATCCACGCTGACCAAAAGCCATACCAGTGCTTggactgtgggaaaagcttttgCCAGAACTCCTACCTCATCCGCCACCGAAGGATCCACACGGGGGAGAAACCGTACAAGTGCTCATACTGTGGCAAAGGCTTCAGCGACAGCTCGAACCTGGTGGTGCACAAGAGGACCCACACCGCCAGCGACAAGCCGTACTGGTGCCCAGACTGTGGGCGGAAGTTCAGCGAACCCTCGCTCCTCAGCAGGCACCAGCGGATGCACACGAAGGAGCGGCCGTACAATTGCCCAGACTGTGGGAAGACCTTCCGTCATCGTTCAGACCTCATCCGTCATCGGAGGACCCACACGGGGGAGAAGCCGTTCAAGTGTCTGGATTGTGGGAAATGCTTCAGCCAGAGATCCCACTGCAGCACACACGAGAGGAGGCACATGCGGCAGAAGTTGTACCAGCAGTGCTCAGAGGACAAGAAGAGCTTCGGAGCCCCCGAAATTGGAGTCCCCGCAAAGGAGGAAGTTGCCGAGACTGGTCAAAAACTCACTGCCCAGAAAGTTGGGCACATGTGTGTGCTCCTTCACACGGAGTGGGGTTACCTATAG
- the LOC125428650 gene encoding zinc finger and SCAN domain-containing protein 31-like isoform X1 — translation MTAIERAATSVGLQFQTVPEQDVQLEGKPRGHEDPAGSKPRKGAKGAGRTGPVFQEGMMRSLPRWAATQQVKQEPSEGMSDSWDGPWQEFLKAVQSPHPGWGNPHLLATAPWEDNGKAFASPFEGVADTWLWPRGEWVARPLAGEPQQTCNSLENRDKGDNGKLKAEVSKGDPINAETQRRRFRQFCYREAEGPREVCGRLRELCRQWLEPERHTKEQILELVILEQFLTILPGEIQSWVREGGPGNCSQAVVLAEDFLTRQQEAKRWEQQVPKSVQETPRNAPKAEQVLLDAGQWQLYREAKQDSDGEASSLAGEGWATENEEEKPPSLKNSEKAEPSEAFGEGAFLSPEELQSFENQHKLENRQDSQLGEGDCTPVPCQVVRRKQSETATQSRVHKDRRKKVCTECGKSFGRSSDLLKHRRTHTGEKPFQCLHCGRSFSDRSNLIAHRRIHADQKPYQCLDCGKSFCQNSYLIRHRRIHTGEKPYKCSYCGKGFSDSSNLVVHKRTHTASDKPYWCPDCGRKFSEPSLLSRHQRMHTKERPYNCPDCGKTFRHRSDLIRHRRTHTGEKPFKCLDCGKCFSQRSHCSTHERRHMRQKLYQQCSEDKKSFGAPEIGVPAKEEVAETGQKLTAQKVGHMCVLLHTEWGYL, via the exons ATGACTGCCATAGAAAGAGCCGCAACATCTGTGGGCCTCCAATTTCAGACTGTACCAGAGCAAGATGTACAGCTGGAGGGGAAGCCGAGAGGACATGAAGACCCAGCAGGCTCCAAACCCAGGAAAGGGGCAAAAGGGGCAGGGAGAACGGGCCCTGTTTTTCAGGAAGGGATGATGCGGAGCCTTCCGCGCTGGGCagccacacagcaagtgaaacagGAGCCCAGTGAGGGGATGTCGGACAGTTGGGATGGGCCCTGGCAGGAGTTCCTCAAGGCTGTTCAGTCCCCTCACCCAGGCTGGGGAAATCCACACCTGCTGGCAACTGCTCCATGGGAGGATAACGGAAAGGCTTTTGCCAGCCCGTTTGAGGGGGTGGCTGATACGTGGCTGTGGCCGAGAGGAGAATGGGTGGCCCGACCTTTAGCTGGAGAACCCCAACAGACTtgcaacagcctggaaaacagagACAAGGGAGACAATGGGAAATTAAAGGCTGAAGTCTCAAAAGGGGACCCCATCAATGCAGAGACACAACGCCGACGCTTCAGGCAATTCTGCTACAGGGAGGCTGAGGGGCCCCGAGAGGTTTGTGGCCGGCTCCGGGAGCTCTGCCGCCAGTGGCTGGAACCCGAGAGGCACACCAAGGAGCAGATCCTGGAgttggtgatcctggagcagttcctgaccatctTGCCAGGGGAGATCCAGAGCTGGGTCCGAGAAGGTGGGCCGGGGAATTGTTCCCAGGCAGTAGTCCTGGCTGAGGATTTCCTGACAAGGCAACAAGAGGCCAAAAGGTGGGAGCAGCAG GTGCCAAAGTCTGTCCAAGaaacacccaggaatgcccccaagGCTGAGCAGGTCCTGTTGGATGCCGGGCAGTGGCAGCTGTATAGGGAAGCGAAGCAGGACAGCGATGGAGAAGCCAGTTCTCTGG CAGGTGAAGGATGGGCTACTGAGAATGAGGAAGAGAAGCCTCCTTCActgaaaaattcagaaaaagcAGAACCCTCCGAGGCGTTTGGAGAGGGAGCATTCCTGTCCCCAGAGGAGCTACAATCTTTTGAAAATCAACACAAATTGGAGAATCGGCAAGACAGCCAGTTGGGGGAGGGAGACTGCACACCGGTCCCTTGCCAGGTGGTCCGCCGGAAACAAAGCGAAACTGCCACCCAGTCACGAGTTCACAAGGACCGGCGAAAAAAGGTGTGCACAGAGTGCGGGAAATCATTCGGCCGGAGCTCCGACCTGCTCAAGCATCGGAGgacccacactggggagaaaccgttCCAGTGCCTCCACTGTGGGAGGAGCTTCAGTGACCGCTCCAACCTCATTGCGCACCGACGGATCCACGCTGACCAAAAGCCATACCAGTGCTTggactgtgggaaaagcttttgCCAGAACTCCTACCTCATCCGCCACCGAAGGATCCACACGGGGGAGAAACCGTACAAGTGCTCATACTGTGGCAAAGGCTTCAGCGACAGCTCGAACCTGGTGGTGCACAAGAGGACCCACACCGCCAGCGACAAGCCGTACTGGTGCCCAGACTGTGGGCGGAAGTTCAGCGAACCCTCGCTCCTCAGCAGGCACCAGCGGATGCACACGAAGGAGCGGCCGTACAATTGCCCAGACTGTGGGAAGACCTTCCGTCATCGTTCAGACCTCATCCGTCATCGGAGGACCCACACGGGGGAGAAGCCGTTCAAGTGTCTGGATTGTGGGAAATGCTTCAGCCAGAGATCCCACTGCAGCACACACGAGAGGAGGCACATGCGGCAGAAGTTGTACCAGCAGTGCTCAGAGGACAAGAAGAGCTTCGGAGCCCCCGAAATTGGAGTCCCCGCAAAGGAGGAAGTTGCCGAGACTGGTCAAAAACTCACTGCCCAGAAAGTTGGGCACATGTGTGTGCTCCTTCACACGGAGTGGGGTTACCTATAG